A genomic region of Antennarius striatus isolate MH-2024 chromosome 4, ASM4005453v1, whole genome shotgun sequence contains the following coding sequences:
- the myo5c gene encoding unconventional myosin-Vc, producing MALLELYTQYNRVWIPDAEHVWKSADIIGDFHFGDNVLELLFEDGTEEYYPVDPLKPLLPPLRNPDILVGENDLTALSYLHEPAVLHNLKVRFVESRIIYTYCGIILVAVNPYKQLPIYGDAIIHAYSGQNMGDMDPHIFAVAEEAYKQMARRHKNQSIIISGESGAGKTVSARYTMRYLAVVSKTGSKTRVEDKVLASNPLTEAIGNAKTTRNDNSSRFGKYTEISFDKKYRIIGANMRTYLLEKSRVVFQADNERNYHIFYQLCSCSHLPEFQNLRLLSADEFRYTCMSGEVTIEGIDDRKYMEETRQTFFLLGLEEDFQSDVFKVLAAILHLGNVEIRDSGGDKSSVPGSDPHLEIFCDLLGVEAEGLACWLCHRRIILVAETVVKPVPKERAVNARDALAKQIYAHLFDCIIIRINKALRVPGKQHAFIGVLDIYGFETFNINSFEQFCINYANEKLQQQFNLHVFKLEQEEYMKEDIPWTLIDFNDNQSVIDLIEAKLGILDLLDEECLFPQGTDQSWLQKLFNYLEVNPLFEKPRLSNEAFVIQHFADKVEYQCRGFLEKNRDALYEELVDIMRLSKFPLLANFFQEEEQHSGNSRGVKVRPARPSVKPANKQLRTSVGDKFSSSLSLLMETLNATTPHYVRCIKPNDEKLPFEYDSHRVVQQLRACGVLETIRISAQSYPSRWTYIEFYSRYSILMSHQELHLIDKKQTCKNVLQRLIQDSNQYKFGRTKIFFRAGQVAYLEKLRLDRLRAACVTIQKHVRGWIWRRRYLRMRAAAIVLQEYIRGKRTVRKAVSAATLKQGWASVVIQRYWRGYRMRQIYQVVLLASITIQAFTRGWLARKRYKKMIEEQKALVIQKYARAWMARRRFQSMRRLVLNVQLSYRVQQLRKKIDEQNKENRGLVERLTSVATAHSQSMERLQGLEGQLEKLTNQKASVEARETKAKENADLIIAQLQKETETLNLEKQNFVKKFETFTQQTKDGFDQMTRKLLEEKEYEALLRRTAENTIDILRQDHEKEVETLKEEIKRLKEERISLQRTVEERGQVNCDLQEQVAQLSKHVKVIPELHRDLNNLQNQKLNTDQKMKQQSDEARAKMNDITRQLLSGVVEDDVLLGLIPHNSEKICDSEDLMEVFDGLHKATRILENHMKEQKEIYERQVEGLKLKADHLQNENSQLQNLFQEKSNVNESIRQEVSRLSSENSVIPEMKLQLSELQRQNKELEAHIEQKKMEVAEKTEEINNIFQKKMKEESSRSRHLEDKLEEMEESKRSLQSQMEELEEENDRLKRQQLMENEAKTKLIQESSHLTAEIMDLEEQLDQKNRLVKKLQSQIKSLEAFQKAKQTPAPAAPKDYLGMFKYKREDEPKLIHNIILDLKPRGVVVNMIPGLPAYILFMCIRHVDYVNDEAKLKSLMDATISAIKQVVLSYVKDFELLSFWLSNTFQLLNCMKQYSGEEEFMKQNTPLQNKNCLQNFDLSEHRQILSDLAIHIYHQFITVTEKSLTPAIVPGMLEHESLQGISSMKPTGFRKRSNSTYEDSETHTISSIIQLLSVFHSTMSQHGMPHILITQVVKQLFFLIGATTLNNIMLRKDMCSCRKGMQIRCNISYLEEWLKEKELQTSNAMDTLKPLSQAAWLLQVNKSTDGDAKEITEKCTELNPVQIVKILNSYTPIDDFEKRVSSSFVRKVQSLLQDRDGSIQLMLDSDYRFQVTFPFCPSSQALELLQLPSSLHLGFLTKI from the exons ATGGCTTTGCTGGAGCTGTACACCCAG TACAACAGAGTGTGGATACCAGATGCAGAGCATGTGTGGAAATCTGCAGATATTATAGGAGACTTTCATTTTGGGGACAATGTTCTTGAGCTGCTTTTTGAAGATGGAACT GAGGAGTATTACCCCGTTGACCCTTTAAAACCACTCCTCCCTCCGCTTCGCAACCCGGACATCTTGGTGGGGGAGAACGACCTCACGGCTCTCAGCTACTTGCATGAACCTGCAGTTTTACACAATCTTAAAGTGCGATTTGTGGAGTCCAGAATCATCTATACCTATTGTG GTATTATACTGGTTGCTGTAAATCCATATAAACAGCTTCCTATTTATGGAGATGCCATCATTCACGCCTACTCAGGCCAGAACATGGGAGACATGGACCCTCATATATTTGCAGTGGCAGAGGAGGCTTACAAACAGATGGCCAG AAGACATAAGAACCAGTCGATCATCATCAGCGGTGAATCTGGAGCTGGGAAAACTGTGTCTGCCCGATACACAATGAGGTATCTCGCTGTTGTAAGCAAAACTGGAAGTAAGACTCGAGTTGAAGACAAAGTGTTGGCATCAAATCCACTCACAGAG GCTATAGGTAATGCAAAGACCACAAGGAATGATAACAGCAGCCGTTTTGGGAAATACACAGAGATCAGCTTTGACAAGAAGTACCGGATCATCGGAGCGAACATGAGGACCTATCTCCTAGAGAAGTCCAGAGTTGTTTTTCAG gCAGACAATGAGCGGAATTATCACATATTCTATCAGCTCTGTTCCTGCTCTCATCTGCCAGAGTTCCAGAATCTAAGACTCT TGAGTGCAGATGAATTCCGTTACACCTGTATGAGTGGTGAGGTCACTATAGAAGGCATAGATGACAGAAAATACATGGAAGAGACTCGACAGACCTTCTTCCTGCTGG GACTGGAGGAGGACTTTCAATCAGATGTGTTCAAAGTTTTGGCAGCCATCCTGCATTTGGGCAATGTGGAAATCAGAGACTCTGGAGGTGACAAATCATCAGTTCCT GGCAGCGATCCACACCTGGAGATCTTCTGTGACTTGCTGGGCGTGGAAGCAGAAGGGTTGGCGTGTTGGCTATGCCATCGGAGGATCATTCTGGTGGCAGAGACGGTTGTAAAGCCGGTACCCAAGGAGCGGGCAGTAAATGCCAGAGATGCCCTCGCCAAGCAGATCTATGCCCACCTTTTTGACTGTATTATAATCAGGATAAATAAAGCGCTGCGGGTTCCAGGAAAACAACATGCCTTCATTGGTGTCCTTGACATATATGG CTTTGAAAcattcaacatcaacagcttCGAACAGTTCTGTATTAACTATGCAAACGAAAAGCTTCAGCAGCAGTTCAACCTG CATGTGTTCAAGTTGGAACAAGAGGAGTACATGAAGGAGGACATCCCCTGGACGCTGATAGACTTCAATGACAATCAGTCGGTCATTGACCTGATCGAAGCAAAGTTGGGGATCCTTGACTTACTTGATGAAGAGTGTTTG TTTCCACAAGGCACCGATCAAAGCTGGCTGCAAAAGCTGTTCAACTACCTGGAAGTCAACCCTCTGTTTGAAAAGCCCAGGTTATCAAATGAGGCTTTTGTAATTCAACACTTTGCAGACAAG GTTGAATATCAATGCAGAGGTTTTCTTGAGAAGAACAGAGACGCTCTGTATGAAGAGCTGGTTGACATTATGAGACTCAGCAAG TTTCCTCTCTTGGCCAACTTTTTCCAAGAGGAAGAACAGCACTCTGGGAACAGCAGAGGTGTTAAAGTGCGGCCTGCCAGGCCCAGTGTGAAACCAGCCAATAAACAGCTGAGAACCTCTGTGGGAGATAAG TTCAGCAGCTCCCTCTCTTTACTGATGGAAACACTGAATGCGACCACCCCTCATTACGTGCGCTGCATTAAGCCCAATGATGAAAAGCTCCCGTTTGA atacgacTCCCATCGGGTGGTGCAGCAGCTACGTGCTTGTGGGGTCCTTGAAACCATTCGTATCAGTGCACAGAGCTATCCATCCAG GTGGACGTACATAGAGTTTTATAGCCGATACAGTATCCTGATGTCGCATCAGGAGTTGCACCTCATCGACAAGAAACAGACCTGCAAGAATGTTCTGCAGAGGTTGATTCAG GACTCCAACCAATACAAGTTTGGCCGGACAAAGATTTTCTTCCGAGCCGGTCAGGTAGCGTATCTGGAGAAACTGCGCCTGGACCGGCTGAGGGCGGCCTGCGTGACCATCCAGAAACATGTCCGCGGGTGGATCTGGAGGAGGAGATACCTGCGAATGAGAGCAGCAGCCATCGTCCTCCAAGAATACATCCGTGGAAAAAGGACAGTTCG TAAGGCAGTGAGTGCTGCAACACTGAAGCAGGGCTGGGCATCAGTGGTGATCCAGAGATACTGGAGAGGATACCGCATGAGACAGATCTACCAGGTTGTTCTTCTGGCCTCCATCACCATCCAGGCTTTCACACGAGGCTGGCTTGCCCGTAAACGGTACAAGAAG ATGATTGAGGAGCAAAAAGCTCTGGTCATACAGAAGTATGCCAGAGCGTGGATGGCACGGCGGCGATTTCAATCCATGCGTCGGCTGGTGCTTAATGTTCAGCTCTCCTACCGGGTGCAGCAGCTCAGGAAGAAGATTGATGAGCAG AACAAAGAGAATCGTGGTTTGGTGGAACGGTTGACAAGTGTGGCCACCGCCCACTCTCAGTCTATGGAGAGGCTTCAGGGTTTGGAGGGACAGCTGGAAAAGCTGACCAACCAGAAGGCCTCTGTCGAAGCAAGAGAAACGAAAGCGAAAGAAAACGCCGACCTG ATAATTGCGCAACTTCAAAAGGAAACAGAGACACTAAACCTTGAAAAACAGAACTTTGTAAAAAAGTTTGAAACTTTCACCCAACAGACAAAAG atgGCTTTGATCAAATGACCAGGAAACTTTTAGAAGAGAAAGAATATGAGGCACTGCTTAGAAG AACTGCAGAGAACACCATTGACATCCTGAGACAGGACCATGAGAAGGAGGTGGAAACACTCAAAGAAGAGATAAAGAGATTGAAAGAAGAGAGAATCAGTCTGCAGAGAACCGTAGAGGAGAGGGGGCAGGTGAACTGTGACCTGCAGGAACAGGTCGCTCAGCTTTCCAAACATGTCAAGGTCATTCCTGAGCTGCACAGAGATCTTAACAACTTGCAAAATCAGAAACTCAATACGGACCAAAAAATGAAGCAGCAGTCAGATGAAGCCAGAG CCAAAATGAACGACATCACCAGACAACTTCTCAGTGGTGTTGTAGAAGACGATGTTCTTTTGGG GTTGATTCCACACAATTCTGAGAAGATTTGTGACAGTGAAGATTTGATGGAAGTCTTTGATGGTCTACACAAAGCTACCAG AATCCTGGAAAACCACATGAAAGAGCAGAAGGAAATCTATGAGAGGCAAGTGGAGGGCTTGAAATTGAAAGCCGACCACCTTCAAAATGAGAACAGCCAGTTGCAAAACTTGTTCCAGGAGAAAAGTAACGTCAATGAGTCCATTCGCCAGGAAGTGTCCAGGCTCAGCAGTGAGAACTCG GTAATACCGGAGATGAAACTGCAACTTTCAGAGCTgcagagacaaaacaaagaatTAGAAGCTCACATAGAACAAAAGAAGATGGAGGTAGCAG aaaaaacagaagagatcaacaacatttttcaaaagaagatgaaagaagAGAGTTCACGAAGCAG gcaCTTAGAGGATAAACTTGAAGAGATGGAGGAGTCTAAAAGGTCACTTCAAAGCCAaatggaggagctggaagaggagaACGACCGGCTGAAGAGGCAGCAGCTGATGGAGAACGAGGCTAAGACCAAACTCATACAGGAATCGTCTCATTTAACTGCTGAGATTATG GACTTAGAGGAGCAGCTTGACCAGAAAAACAGATTAGTCAAGAAACTTCAGAGTCAAATAAAGAGCCTCGAGGCATTTCAGAAAG CCAAACAAACTCCTGCACCCGCTGCTCCCAAGGACTACCTGGGCATGTTCAAGTACAAGAGGGAGGATGAACCAAAACTCATTCATAACATCATTCTGG ACCTGAAGCCCAGAGGTGTGGTGGTTAATATGATCCCTGGCCTGCCAGCTTACATCCTTTTCATGTGCATCCGTCATGTGGACTATGTGAACGATGAAGCTAAACTCAAGTCTCTTATGGATGCGACCATCAGTGCCATTAAACAGGTTGTCTTG aGTTACGTCAAAGATTTTGAGTTGCTGTCATTTTGGCTGTCAAACACGTTTCAGCTACTCAACTGTATGAAGCAGTACAGTGGGGAGGAG GAGTTCATGAAACAAAATACACCTCTGCAAAACAAGAACTGCCTTCAGAATTTTGATTTGTCAGAACACCGACAGATTCTCAGTGACCTTGCCATCCACATCTACCATCAGTTCATCACTGTCACAGAAAAGAGCCTCACTCCAGCTATAG TGCCTGGAATGTTGGAGCACGAGAGCCTCCAGGGGATTTCCAGCATGAAGCCAACTGGATTCCGCAAGCGCTCCAACAGCACCTACGAGGACTCAGAGACCCACACCATCTCCTCCATCATTCAGCTGCTCAGTGTCTTCCACTCCACTATGAGCCAGCATGGCATGCCACACATCCTCATCACACAGGTCGTCAAACAACTGTTCTTCCTAATCGGTGCCACCACCCTGAACAACATCATGCTCCGCAAAGACATGTGTTCCTGCAGGAAAGGAATGCAAATAAG GTGCAACATCAGTTACTTGGAGGAGTGGCTGAAGGAGAAAGAACTGCAGACCTCTAATGCTATGGATACTTTGAAGCCCTTGTCTCAGGCCGCCTGGCTACTGCAAGTCAATAAGTCCACTGATGGCGACGCCAAGGAAATCACTGAAAAATGCACGGAACTCAACCCTGTTCAG ATTGTCAAAATTTTGAATTCCTACACTCCCATTGATGATTTTGAGAAAAGGGTGAGCTCTTCATTTGTCCGTAAAGTTCAG TCATTACTTCAAGATCGTGATGGATCCATACAACTGATGCTGGACTCAGATTATCGTTTCCAGGTCACGTTTCCTTTCTGTCCATCTTCACAAGCtttggagctgctgcagctcccgAGCAGCCTTCATCTGGGTTTCCTGACCAAGATATGA
- the gnb5a gene encoding guanine nucleotide-binding protein subunit beta-5a: MRSPLIPEMATQEVQLNETLAHLKTESETLKSKLEEERAKLHDVELHQVAEKVEGLGQFIMKTRRTLKGHGNKVLCMDWCKDKRRIVSSSQDGKVIVWDAFTTNKEHAVTMPCTWVMACAYAPSGCAVACGGLDNKCSVYPLSLDKNENLAAKKKSVAMHTNYLSACSFTNSDMQILTSSGDGTCALWDVESGQLLQSFHGHAADVLCLDLAPSETGNTFVSGGCDKKANVWDMRSGQCIQSFETHESDINSVRYYPSGDAFASGSDDATCRLYDLRADREVAIYSKESIIFGVSSVDFSLSGRLLFGGYNDYTINVWDVLKGTRVSILFGHENRVSTLRVSPDGTAFCTGSWDHTLRIWA; this comes from the exons ATGAGATCCCCTCTCATCCCTGAAATGGCGACACAGGAGGTACAGCTGAACGAGACTCTGGCGCATCTCAAAACCGAGTCGGAGACGCTCAAGTcgaagctggaggaggaaagagCGAAGCTGCACGATGTCGAGC tacATCAGGTGGCAGAGAAGGTGGAGGGGCTGGGTCAGTTCATCATGAAGACCCGGAGAACCCTGAAGGGCCATGGCAACAAAGTTCTGTGTATGGACTGGTGTAAGGACAAGAGGAGGATCGTCAGCTCCTCACAG GATGGAAAGGTGATTGTTTGGGATGCGTTCACTACCAACAAg GAGCATGCAGTGACGATGCCTTGCACCTGGGTGATGGCCTGTGCTTACGCTCCCTCTGGCTGTGCTGTGGCTTGTGG AGGCCTGGACAACAAATGCTCGGTGTACCCACTGTCTCTTGACAAGAATGAGAACTTGGCTGCCAAGAAGAAGTCCGTGGCCATGCACACAAACTACCTGTCTGCTTGTAGCTTCACTAACTCGGACATGCAG ATCCTGACATCTAGCGGTGATGGAACAtgtgcattatgggatgttgaGAGTGGGCAGCTGTTGCAGAGTTTCCATGGACACGCAGCAGACGTGCTCTGCCTTGACCTGGCCCCATCTGAGACTGGAAACACGTTTGTTTCAGGG GGCTGTGATAAGAAGGCCAATGTTTGGGACATGCGTTCAGGACAGTGTATCCAATCCTTTGAAACTCATGAATCAGACATAAATAGCGTACG GTACTATCCCAGTGGAGATGCATTTGCATCTGGCTCAGATGATGCTACA TGCCGCCTGTATGACTTAAGGGCAGACAGAGAAGTGGCTATTTATTCAAAAGAGAGCATCATATTTGGGGTCTCCAGTGTTGATTTCTCTCTCAGTG GAAGACTACTATTTGGTGGCTACAATGACTACACCATAAATGTTTGGGATGTTCTCAAAGGCACACGGGTCTCTATTCTGTTTGGACATGAGAACCGTGTCAGCACACTGCGTGTTTCTCCAGACGGGACAGCGTTCTGTACAGGTTCCTGGGATCACACTCTTCGG ATCTGGGCTTAA
- the ap4e1 gene encoding AP-4 complex subunit epsilon-1, giving the protein MSDVVEKTLTALPSLLSLDSQPGAAKLSSTSKLGQLIRSITELTSKHEEEKLIHRELESIKEQVSSPNTSMRQMKELMVRAIYCEMLGYETSFSYIHAIKLAQQGTALEKRVGYLTVSLFLNENHELLVLLVNTVLKDLQSTNLIEVCMALTAVSQMFPKDMIPAILPLVEDKLNHPKEIIRRKAVLALYKFYLIAPNQVQHIHNKFRKALCDKDPGVMTASLHIYFRIIQENPEGYKDLTASFVTILKQVVGGKLPMDFNYHSVPAPWLQIQLLRILSVLGKNDQSTSEIMYEVLGESLRRAELNHNITYAILFECVKCIYTVHPKSDLLEKAAKCIGNFVLSPKINLKYLGLKALTYVVQQDPKLALQHQMTIIECLDHTDLIIKRETLELLFRITNAQNVTVIVEKMLEFLRISKDDYMTTDLVGKVAELAEKYAPDNEWFIETMNTVFSVGGDMMEPDIPNSFLKLLSEGFDSVEEDRKLRLFAVDSYISLLQGEPGKLPQRFLQVISWVLGEYSHLREEIEPAAVLKLLAKLLDLKKTSSETKSWVLMAVMKICDGGAGISVAQEISEIYSNSLDTVLRQKAQELQHLSQNPELRARVLPRHPGLEPLEVDSSLSFLDGFVSEALASGAAPYKPPHQRQEELAHTKALSLEPYGLSLPISLSSCSISDRQSPTLLSMSSGLSGDSNDVSHKESSTTLKLDGVKRVWGREGYLAQRDPVEEAAQVEVPSPIRSPIQQGEADDSHSQTATPVPTIECKQEKQQLASSLFVGLGSHSPVCLMGKSEPNLSQRFRQKAKGSVSSPEATDQTPNSLVSAPIAVDNYLSDNLLDPITSELTLSSPKQTLSQAPTNANGTCDEASAGSDTKGKDSFLIRDSGVPVPDEDEEPGGCEDLCLSSYLPAELTGLPHSEITPLCSNQSLDLSACHVEEEESLGLILFIHNSSHSDIQQILLEFDTNELEVSCVLDGLVQEVRSHSVAVCQYSLTVKKPSVHVEVVGMVSYQFPAGTPQSVPFSYKLPLTSFIRPLTVSTEEYGKMWLAFSNDTKQNLTLISDGLESLRATLRALKKKLPIHVVEIIGVEGIAACRLLRDQPCLIHCRVHAGTLAVWLRSQVPDLPDCLVYYCQRALLEH; this is encoded by the exons ATGAGCGATGTTGTGGAAAAAACCCTAACGGCTCTTCCTAGTCTGCTGTCGTTAGACTCACAGCCTGGGGCTGCAAAACTATCCTCCACATCAAAACTAGGACAACTCATCAGAAGCATCACAGAGTTGACTTCCAAACAT GAGGAAGAAAAGCTCATTCACCGGGAACTAGAATCTATCAAGGAACAGGTTTCCTCCCCCAACACCTCCATG AGACAGATGAAGGAGCTCATGGTAAGGGCAATCTATTGTGAAATGCTTGGATATGAGACTTCGTTCAGCTACATTCATGCCATCAAACTGGCTCAACAAGGCACTGCCCTGGAGAAAAGAGTCG gtTATCTCACTGTGTCCTTGTTTCTGAATGAAAATCATGAGCTGCTTGTTCTCCTTGTTAACACTGTTTTGAAG GATCTTCAGAGCACAAACCTTATTGAAGTGTGCATGGCTCTTACTGCTGTGAGCCAGATGTTCCCCAAAGATATGATCCCTGCAATCCTTCCTCTGGTTGAGGATAAACTTAATCACCCAAA AGAAATCATTAGAAGAAAAGCGGTCCTTGCATTGTATAAATTTTACCTGATAGCACCAAATCAAGTTCAACACATCCACAACAAATTTCGCAAAGCTCTATGTGACAAAGATCCTGGCGTAATGACCGCTTCACTACACATCTACTTCCGAATTATTCAG GAGAATCCAGAAGGTTATAAAGATCTGACGGCAAGTTTTGTCACAATACTGAAGCAAGTTGTTGGAGGAAAACTGCCCATGGATTTCAACTATCATAGTGTCCCTGCTCCATGGCTGCAAATCCAACTCCTTAGAATACTGTCTGTACTTGGGAAAAATGACCAAAg TACAAGTGAGATCATGTATGAAGTCCTTGGTGAGTCTTTACGAAGAGCAGAGTTGAATCATAATATCACCTACG CAATATTATTTGagtgtgtaaaatgtatttacacaGTTCACCCTAAATCTGATCTTTTGGAAAAAGCTGCCAAGTGCATTGGCAACTTTGTTCTGTCCCCGAAGATCAATCTCAAATATCTTG GCTTGAAGGCTCTCACCTACGTGGTCCAGCAGGACCCTAAACTGGCCCTGCAGCATCAGATGACAATCATAGAGTGTCTCGATCACACCGACCTCATCATCAAGCGTGAG acCCTCGAATTGCTGTTTCGGATTACTAACGCCCAAAATGTCACAGTCATTGTTGAGAAGATGCTGGAGTTTCTGCGTATCAGTAAAGATGACTACATGACCACTGACCTGGTGGGGAAGGTGGCAGAGCTGgcagaaaa ATATGCACCAGACAATGAGTGGTTCATTGAGACCATGAACACAGTGTTTTCAGTGGGTGGAGACATGATGGAGCCTGACATCCCCAACAGTTTCCTTAAATTATTGTCTGAGG GGTTTGACAGTGTAGAGGAGGATAGGAAGCTGAGGCTCTTTGCTGTTGATTCATATATTTCTTTGCTGCAAGGTGAACCTGGTAAACTGCCACAGCGCTTCCTCCAGGTCATCAGTTGG GTCCTTGGTGAATACTCTCACTTGAGGGAGGAGATTGAACCGGCTGCAGTCTTGAAGCTATTGGCCAAACTGTTGGACTTGAAGAAAACCAGCAGTGAAACCAAGAGCTGGGTCCTCATGGCAGTTATGAAGATATGTGATGGAGGGGCAGGCATTTCTGTGGCTCAGGAGATTTCTGAAATCTACAGCAACTCTCTGGATACAGTATTGAGACAGAAGGCTCAAGAGCTGCAGCATCTGAGCCAGAATCCAGAGCTCCGAGCCAGGGTGCTCCCTCGACATCCCGGCCTGGAACCCCTGGAG GTGGATTCCTCTCTGTCATTCTTGGATGGATTTGTGTCAGAGGCATTGGCTTCTGGCGCTGCTCCATACAAACCTCCTCATCAGCGGCAGGAGGAACTGGCCCACACAAAAG CTTTGAGCCTGGAGCCATACGGCCTGTCCCTTCCCATCAGCCTGTCGTCCTGCAGTATCAGTGACAGACAGTCTCCTACGCTGTTGTCCATGAGCTCTGGTCTGTCCGGTGATAGCAATGACGTTTCACACAAAGAAAG ctCTACGACTCTGAAGCTGGATGGCGTGAAGAGGGTCTGGGGGAGGGAGGGCTACCTGGCACAGAGGGATCCTGTGGAGGAGGCTGCCCAGGTTGAGGTTCCCAGCCCCATCCGGTCGCCCATCCAGCAGGGGGAGGCTGATGACTCCCACAGCCAGACGGCCACTCCGGTCCCGACTATTGAATGCAAACaagagaagcagcagctggCCTCGTCTCTGTTTGTCGGCCTGGGCTCCCACAGTCctgtgtgtctg ATGGGAAAATCTGAGCCAAATCTGAGTCAACGCTTCAGACAAAAAGCTAAAGGATCCGTCTCGTCACCCGAAGCCACGGACCAAACACCCAACTCCCTCGTCTCTGCTCCCATAGCAGTGGATAACTATCTGAGCGACAACCTCCTGGACCCCATCACCTCAGAGCTGACTCTCAGTTCACCCAAACAGACGCTCTCTCAAGCCCCCACTAATGCCAATGGCACCTGTGATGAGGCGTCTGCTGGCAGTGACACAAAGGGAAAGGATTCTTTTCTGATTAGGGATAGTGGTGTTCCTGTaccagatgaagatgaagaaccaGGTGGATGTGAAGACTTGTGTCTCAGTTCCTATCTTCCTGCAGAACTTACTGGACTCCCCCATTCTGAAATCACTCCTCTGTGCTCCAACCAAAGCCTGGATCTCTCAGCCTGTCatgttgaggaagaggagtcctTAGGGCTAATCCTTTTCATTCACAACTCGTCTCACTCTGACATTCAACAGATActtcttgagtttgacacaaatGAACTTGAG GTATCCTGTGTTCTTGACGGTCTGGTGCAGGAGGTGAGGAGCCACAGTGTAGCTGTGTGTCAGTACTCCCTAACTGTGAAGAAGCCTTCAGTCCACGTTGAAGTGGTTGGGATGGTGTCTTACCAGTTCCCTGCTGGGACACCTCAGTCAGTGCCATTCTCATACAAACTTCCTCTAACCAGCTTCATCAG ACCTTTGACTGTGTCCACAGAGGAGTATGGGAAAATGTGGCTGGCCTTCTCTAATGATACAAAGCAGAACCTGACACTGATCAGTGATGGCCTGGAATCTCTTAGAGCCACACTGAGGGCTCTGAAGAAAAAACTTCCTATTCACGTGGTTGAAATCATTG GTGTGGAAGGTATCGCAGCGTGCCGACTGCTGCGGGACCAGCCTTGTCTGATACACTGTCGTGTGCATGCAGGGACGCTGGCAGTATGGCTGCGCTCTCAAGTGCCCGACCTGCCGGACTGTCTGGTCTATTATTGCCAGAGAGCTTTACTAGAACACTGA